From Achromobacter spanius, a single genomic window includes:
- a CDS encoding branched-chain amino acid ABC transporter permease has protein sequence MSTLDIEAPLPRARADLLPVLLVLALAVIALPLVGSFSTWVTLTFAGLAMGMIIFIVASGMTLVFGLMDVLNFGHGLFIAIGAYMAATVLGSMADWTQSGSLWTNLVAVLPAMIVGMLVAGAVGLAFERVIVRPVYGQHLKQILITMGGMIIGEEIIKMMWGPQAITLPLPESLRGAFLLGDAAIEKYRVVALVVGLIVLGGMLWVLNRTKLGLLIRAGVEDREMVESLGYRIRHLFVGVFVAGSMLAGLGGVLWGMYQQSIVPQLGAQVNVLIFIVIMIGGLGSTVGCLIGALLVGLMANYTGFLMPKAALFSNIALMVAILLWRPQGVYPVTNR, from the coding sequence TGGTGCTGGCGCTGGCGGTCATTGCGCTGCCCCTGGTCGGGTCGTTTTCCACCTGGGTCACGCTCACGTTCGCCGGCTTGGCGATGGGCATGATCATCTTCATCGTCGCCTCAGGCATGACGCTCGTCTTCGGCCTGATGGACGTCCTGAACTTCGGCCACGGCCTGTTCATTGCCATCGGCGCTTACATGGCTGCCACCGTGCTGGGTTCCATGGCGGACTGGACGCAGTCTGGCAGCCTGTGGACCAATCTGGTCGCGGTGCTGCCAGCCATGATCGTGGGCATGCTGGTGGCGGGCGCCGTGGGTCTGGCGTTCGAGCGCGTGATCGTGCGGCCGGTCTATGGCCAGCATCTGAAGCAGATCCTCATCACCATGGGCGGCATGATCATCGGCGAAGAGATCATCAAGATGATGTGGGGGCCGCAAGCGATCACGCTGCCATTGCCCGAATCCCTGCGCGGCGCGTTCCTGCTGGGCGATGCCGCCATCGAGAAGTATCGCGTCGTGGCGCTCGTGGTCGGATTGATCGTGTTGGGCGGCATGCTGTGGGTGCTGAACCGCACCAAGCTTGGTCTCTTGATCCGCGCCGGCGTCGAGGACCGCGAAATGGTCGAAAGCCTGGGCTACCGGATCCGGCATCTCTTTGTCGGGGTGTTCGTGGCCGGGTCCATGCTGGCCGGCCTGGGCGGTGTGCTGTGGGGGATGTACCAGCAATCGATCGTGCCGCAGCTTGGCGCGCAGGTGAACGTGCTGATCTTCATCGTCATCATGATCGGCGGCCTGGGCTCCACGGTGGGCTGCCTGATCGGCGCGCTGCTGGTCGGGCTGATGGCCAACTACACCGGCTTTCTGATGCCCAAGGCCGCCCTCTTCTCGAACATCGCGCTGATGGTTGCCATTCTGTTGTGGCGCCCGCAAGGCGTGTATCCCGTCACGAACCGCTAG